The window CGAAGCCGGACAAGCGCTTGAGCCTGCCTGCTGGATCCCGATTTTAAAGGCACAGAAGGTAATTTTGGCCGGCGACCATTTTCAGCTTTCGCCTACTATAAAATCAAACGAGGCATCGAAGAACGGTTTAGGCAATACCTTGCTCGAAAAAACTGCTGGTCTTCATCCTGAATCGGTTGTGCTCTTAAGCGAGCAATACCGCATGCATAAGGATATTATGGGTTATTCATCGAAAGTGTTTTATAAAGATGCTTTAAAGGCACATCATTCGGTAGCCGACAGGTTGCTTTTTGCCCATGATGCCCCGATTAACTTTATTGATACGGCAGGCTGTAGTTTTGAAGAAAAATTAAACGGAACAAGCACCACGAACCCTGATGAGGCTGCCTTTTTGGTTAAACATTTAACGGATTTGGTTGGTAATTTACAGGCTGGTCATAATGCCGATTCTTTTCCTTCAATCGCTATTGTTTCGCCATATAAACAGCAGGTTCAGATTTTAAAAAACCTGATCGAAGATCACGATGTTTTGGCACCTTATCGTAATCACATTGCCGTAAATACCATAGATAGTTTTCAGGGACAGGAACGCGATGTGGTGTACATTAGTTTAACCAGAAGCAATGCGGATGGGACTATTGGCTTTTTGGCCGATACGCGGCGAATGAATGTGGCGATGACCAGGGCGCGGAAAAAACTGGTGGTAATTGGTGATAGCGCAACCTTATCAAAATCGACGTTTTATGCCGGTTTTATTGAATATGCTGAAAAACTGGATGCTTACCACAGCGCATGGGAATATATGGATCTGTAGGATGAAATAATGATTGAATGTATTTGGTAGTATGTGTATGTTTTCATTCAAAAGCACTTATTCCAGTACGCTGATTTTAAGTTTTACAATTGTTACAATGAAATAATTAAGAACTCAGACTGAAATTATTATTTTTACTAAAACCATCTTAATTCCCTATAAATATATGATCAGCATAACAGGGTTTGCAGTATTAAGCTAATTACTGCAGGGATGAGCTACATGTAAAATACATTTCCTGGAATGGTAGAAAATATAAAAATTCTAATTGCAGATGATAGTGAGCTGATGCGGCTCTTAATGAAACGAATTTTTTCTAAATGGCTAAACTCGCCAATCGTTATAGAAAGGGGTAATTTGCCCGATACACTCGAGCTGCTCAGACAGGAAGCCTTTAATTTTGTATTGTTGGATATCAATATGCCCAAAGGAGACAGTTCTCCAATACGGTAAGGGAAATTTTAGATATTCAACCTGATATTAAAGTGTGCATGTTTAGCGGCAATGACAAAACGGTTCTCCAACAAAGTTACATAGAAGCAGGAGCCATTGGTTTTATCCAAAAAGATGAAAACATGGGGTTTGCAGTAGAACAGGTAATTAAAAAGGTTTTTAATTAGGCTTTTTCCAGGTTTTTTTCTTCGTTAATTTTGCCCGATATAGATGCACCAGCAATCAGCAGTTCGTTGGTAATCATTTTGGTATATTCGGTAATTTCCGATTTAAAATCTTTTACTGATGAGCCCGAACGGATTTCCTCGAGCCTTTTTTCCCATTGCCCGGTAAGCTCGGCCTGTGCAATTTGCTTATCCTTCACCACCTCATATACTGCCAGACCCTTATTGGTTGGTACCAGATTTCGTTTTTCGCGGGTAATGTATTCGCGTGTAATTAAGGTTTCTATAATCGATGCACGCGTTGCAGGAGTGCCTAAGCCACTATCTTTCATGGCATAGCGCAGCTCTTCGTCTTCAATCTCTTTACCGCAGGTTTCGAGGGCTTTCAGCAGTGAAGCTTCATTGTACATCGATTTGGGTTTGGTTTGCTTTTCTAAAAGCGTTTTTTCGTTAATCGGTAAAAGTTCACCAACTGCTACTTTGGGCAGTGCTGCGTTATCTTCGTCCTTTTTATCATCTTCAGGGTCGTTAAATACTGCACGCCATCCAGCCGAACGGATTACTGTTCCGCTGGCAACGAAAGTAACACCCGATTGAATGGTGATTTTGGTTAAATCTTTCAGGCATTCCTGGTGAAAAGCCTCAATCATCCGGCCAACTACCATATCGTACACTGCCTGTTTATCGGGACTAAGTCCGTAAGCTTGCTCGCCTGTAGGTAAAACCGCATGGTGATCGGTTACTTTTTTGGCATTAACACTCCGTTTGTTCAACGCTACGGTTTGTAAAAACTGTGCCTGTTTTCCAAAATCAGGGTGATCGGTAAATTTAGCAATCAAATCTGGCACTCCCGCATATACATCGTCGCCAATATAGCGCGAGCCTGTACGTGGGTAAGAAACGAGCTTGCTCTCGTATAAATTCTGTAAAATGTTAAGGGTTTGATCGGCTGTATAGCCTTTTTTCTTATTGGCTTCCTGTTGCAAACTACTTAAATCATGCAATAGCGGTGGTGGTTCTTTTCGGGGTTTGGCCTCCACTGCAGTAATATTACCTCCGGTAGGGAAACCCGATGCCACATCTTCTACCAGTGCAAATAGTTTTTCAACTTCTTCTTTATCCTTGTAGTTAGTGGTAGATATGGCTTTAAAAACCTGTTCTTCTTTGCTTAACAGGATAGCGATTTGATAATAGGTTTGCGGTACAAAGTTCTTAATCTCCAGATAACGTGCACAAATCATGGCTAGGGTAGGCGTTTGTACCCGGCCCAGCGAAAGTACTGTGCGGTTGCCCGCCGAAATACTTAAGGCCTGCGTGGCATTCATACCAACCAGCCAATCCGATTCAGAGCGGCAGTGGGCTGAATTAAATAAAGTATCGTAGTCGGTTCCGGGTTTTAAATTCCTGAAACCATCTTTTATGGCCTCATCAGTTTGAGAAGAAATCCACAGGCGTTTAAAAGGCT is drawn from Pedobacter sp. HDW13 and contains these coding sequences:
- the topB gene encoding DNA topoisomerase III is translated as MKIVIAEKPSVGRELAKVFGATTRKDGYIEGKGYSFTWAFGHLLQLAPPQDYGFIGWRKQHLPMLPQKFKLAIRKIKTKDGFVDDPAVKKQLDTIKKLFDEATEIIVATDAGREGELIFRYIYYFLKCKKPFKRLWISSQTDEAIKDGFRNLKPGTDYDTLFNSAHCRSESDWLVGMNATQALSISAGNRTVLSLGRVQTPTLAMICARYLEIKNFVPQTYYQIAILLSKEEQVFKAISTTNYKDKEEVEKLFALVEDVASGFPTGGNITAVEAKPRKEPPPLLHDLSSLQQEANKKKGYTADQTLNILQNLYESKLVSYPRTGSRYIGDDVYAGVPDLIAKFTDHPDFGKQAQFLQTVALNKRSVNAKKVTDHHAVLPTGEQAYGLSPDKQAVYDMVVGRMIEAFHQECLKDLTKITIQSGVTFVASGTVIRSAGWRAVFNDPEDDKKDEDNAALPKVAVGELLPINEKTLLEKQTKPKSMYNEASLLKALETCGKEIEDEELRYAMKDSGLGTPATRASIIETLITREYITREKRNLVPTNKGLAVYEVVKDKQIAQAELTGQWEKRLEEIRSGSSVKDFKSEITEYTKMITNELLIAGASISGKINEEKNLEKA
- a CDS encoding response regulator transcription factor; the encoded protein is MVENIKILIADDSELMRLLMKRIFSKWLNSPIVIERGNLPDTLELLRQEAFNFVLLDINMPKGDSSPIR